The segment aaataaaataataccaTGAATTGTTACCCTCACTGGCATTACCGCTGCAATTTTCGTCATTAATACCCTTGGGATCTAGTGTTTCCACCTACacgtaaaatttaaaaaaaaaaacgaagaaATTATTACGAAAGAAAATCGAGAAACCCTAACGCTTTTGCTACGTTATCTTTCACCAGCACAGATATACGAATCATTCGAATTTACCTGTTCGTTGTTGTTCCAAGAAGGTCTATTCACAAGTAATTGACTGTGACTAAACCCTAGACCACCAGCaccagcagcagcagcagcgtTTGTATTGACGGCGGCAGATGGCGTAACACTTACGCTGGCGGCGGCGGCAGCTTGAAGAGAGTGAGAAGATTGTGACGAAGGAGGTAAGAAGGTTAAGTTGTTATGATCTGCAAAGTGTATAAATCCCAATTCATGATGAATATTATTTGTTGCTGCTGCGGCTGAGGatatttgtaaattataattgtttaactGATTTCTTTCTTCACTGCCCCTTTCCATTAATTCctctcactttttttttcttcttctaatattccaaactactttttcttcttttgaacaattacttgttgttgttgttgatggtGAATTAATTATTGAGGGATCGGATGTATTTTGTGAATTGCATGTATTCGTACTCCGTGTGGGGTTTCATTTTCAAGTagaatgatgttttttttttctttcaccaACATATATTGGAaatggaaatatatatatatatatatatatatatatatatatatatttatatatttggtcAACTGGTAAACGCTATAAGGAATGTAAgatcaaatattatatattccCTCCGTCcctatttatatttcattttatatttgatttctatttacttgtctattttaacagatcaagaaagaacaagaattttTTACCTAATAtgtccttatttaattttagaaaatttctattactatttttattactattaagtTGTAATGCATACTTTTTGGAACCAGAAAATAcgttacataattttttaaattaacgaTAAAATTATAACTAACCTATGATAATAATTGATGCCTTAATATGTCCATCACttctaaagtggacaactaaatgagaacagagggagtatatatatatatgtggaaaaaaatattgtcaCGGACAATTTTCTTCCAGAAGGGTTGATTTTTTGGGTTAaagtttaaaaagtttttttagaaaaaaaaagaattttgaaaattattatttaaaataaagtcAGAATAATTGTGTCATTGTGTAATGTGTTTGGTACTTGGAAATAATTTACATAAGAAAATGATTTAGTGTTttgtaagtaaaaaaatatcataaaaaatatttagatgtAATTTACTTTCATTAAGGAAGTCATTATCGTGAATGGGGTGGAATGGTCAAGGGGTAGGGAGTTGGGGAATTGGGAGGATGGGGAACATATAATAAACGTAGAATATTATTCATAGaacttattttttctattatcaTTAAGGAagtcattttcataatttttaagcaatttgatttctaaaagaaaatgtttttaaaaaaatttgtctaaccaaacatatgaaaataagaaaatggtTTGTGGAAAATGTTATCTTAGATACCAAATagatttaaattatttcatttgaattaaaataaatatttaaattaaattgatactaaatataaaatggATACTATCTTTTGTGACCTACTAGAAAAGAAAGTACATGAGGTAAATtaaaaccaagaaaataataatacaataattgaGTCcacaaattaattttctatagATGTTTAATTGATGAATTGTTTTAATACGTATATAAAATCTAAAAGGGAAAATTAGTGGATACACGTAAATGTAAAATTAGCATAATCCAAAAATATCGTGTTTGTGCCATGTATGGTGCAATATCCAATTCTGATTTCTGGGCATACCTCTTAATGAGTAAAAATACTCATGTTCAATTTTTAATATCAAGACAATAGATGTATAATATTTTCCAATAGAAATGTTTCACTCAATCATCATTAAGGAATATATATTCACAGTTTTTCTAAGTTATTTAGTTCTacgataaatttattataataaagaaaattattaatgacaattaaaaattaattgtcgttaaatatatatttttagctgCAATTATctctctttgtatatgtccctaaaggcTTTAGCGATATTGAttttaatgacacttaactaatgccggtaaagacttaaacactttttattaatgtcaatatttaatgccgctaaaaattaattttgttgtaGTGATTAATACTTCCTCCTTTCATAATTGTTTGTCAGAGTAAAGTCATGTATTTCcttcaagaaaaatttaatataaaatgtaatttgactaatataactttattatagcaagaatatcaaaattacaaatttgGGACATTTGTTTTAGTATATTCAAACATTTATGGacagagaaaatataatttgatataaatatcaaaagcGGAAAAATGATAGCATACTTATTTGCAGAAAATCATATTGAGAAAAAACAAAACGGCTAATCATATTATTCTAcaataattaaatgataaattcttgtaagaatatatattaattaaataattaaatggtaGGGTCTGTGTGGAAATCCCGCCACCCCAAAactcatttaataaaaaaaaattaatgaaaaagaaaattgctATGTTAATattagagctgtcaatatgggctagttCATTTTATTTGAGTTAATTCATAAAAGCTTTGATATTTTACGGATTAGACCGGGCTAGCCCCTTTTTAGTGTAGATCAAGAAAACGATCGATTCAATCCATAAATACGTGGGCTAAAGACATGCTGGTCagttcacttttttaaaaattatattattttaagaataacttaaattataaattataatttaaaaatattatcataaatatcgacaaaacaatattacatgatgttaatgttactactttttaatcaaatccacaaataaaattatttttataatatttattaagtttttttacaagtaaaagtataaacatttaaataaaaatattaacctaattgttttgagtttgaattctctttaattttaaattttaatattatttttaattaatttttaggaaaaattacttAGATTCATACCtttaaataattactgattttcgcgatatttttaatttattaccatttatagcattagtatgttaaatctgcaatatgtattaaaagtgaagtaagtatgcaatatatatgtattataattattttataaaatatattatgcttgtttGGTAAGAAGTTGACATATtgaattataaatgtattaaaatgtgacataaatgtattatccatcaaTAAATCTTGTATTATATTTggataataaattattttctgtaatatgaattaaaagtgtattataaatgtattaaaagtgatagaattgaaaaaaaaatgttattgctataaatggtaagtattttttatttgcagtatatttatgtaagtttccgtAATTTTTATTGGCCGACGGATCAGCCTACCGATATTTTTCAAGTCACACAAATCAGCAGACTTATTCAGGTCGaactaaaaaattcttttctcaAATAGGATCCATAAATCATAGATTAGATCAGGGCGGTCCAACAGGTCTAGCCACATACACTATCCACCACCCAACAAGGTGAAATCAGAAATGTTTTAGCAGAAAACGAATATTAAAACGCGATCTGGAAATTAAAAGCTCTAAAaaaattttttgaaacaaaTAAGCATACAAGTCAATTTGTTTTAAGCATACATCTCAAATACAATTTGATTTTGACTGATCctatattttattgaaatattactATTAAGAACCATGTGTAATCATAAAtgataaagaaaattgaaaatttgaaccATATTGTTTGGCTCTCGGTGGAGTTTGATAACAACAATTACTTTAAGActaagtatattttaaaataatcattgtTATTGACTTATTATCCACTAAACGGTTTGTTAAGCAATAAATCTGGAGTTTAAGTTATAAGAAACTTTATAACCacgaattttaatatttattcgaCCAATTTCAAGGTgcgacaaaaaaataaatctcaTTTTGATATGTTACGGTGAAATGTTATTATATTTCTTATCTTCGATATATAAGtagaaaaaatatcattttaaaaatgattatatgtaaTTTAGTCAAACACAATGAAGATGAGAGGAGATAGGGAGTGGTGGAGATGAGACTATATATAACGGTGGATGGAGCCAGTTATGATGTGTTCAACAGGATAGATAAGATTTTTTCTATAA is part of the Solanum lycopersicum chromosome 1, SLM_r2.1 genome and harbors:
- the LOC101254031 gene encoding probable WRKY transcription factor 12; protein product: MERGSEERNQLNNYNLQISSAAAATNNIHHELGFIHFADHNNLTFLPPSSQSSHSLQAAAAASVSVTPSAAVNTNAAAAAGAGGLGFSHSQLLVNRPSWNNNEQVETLDPKGINDENCSGNASEGNNSWWKSSSSDKGKVKIRRKLREPRFCFQTRSDIDVLDDGYKWRKYGQKVVKNSLHPRSYYRCTHSNCRVKKRVERLSEDCRMVITTYEGRHNHSPCDDSNSSDHDCFTSF